The DNA segment ATTTTCACCATTTTCCATAAGTTTGATAGTGAAGGTAAGGCCGAACACTCCTGCCATCACCGAATACCAGAATATTTTTATCCTGTCAGGTTCCTCGGTTTTTCCGGTTATGCCCATAAAACTTTTGTAATGGACCATCTCCTCTTCAGCAATCCTGTTTAGTATTTCTCTGTTGTGCCCGTCCCTTTCCCTTGCGGCAAGTATCCTGTAAATGTGGTGTTCAGTTATTTCATTTTTCTGAAACTTTGCAACAACAGGTGATACATCATTAAATCCGGCACTCTGCATATTCTCAAATCTTCTCCGTTTTATTTATCCAGACATGAAAATTATTTGTATCTCATACTTTGTCAGGCTTACTGGTCAGGATAAAAAAGCAAAACAGCCTGCGGGACGACGCAGGTGCACAGAGTGCATAAAATCCCATCCGACCAAAAAAAACGGTATTCTCTGGACACCGCGGGGAGGATTTTTCCTGACCCCCAGATAAACAATGGATTCGTTTTTTGGGGGGGAAAGAGGAAAAGTTACCTGCAGCCTTCCTGTATTTTATTAAATAACCAGACAAAGACACAACCTGATTTTATTAAACGTGAGAAAAAGAATACCTGAAACTGAAAAGTTTTTCTATAACCCGGGTGAAATTCATCACTACGGAAAACAATGATGTCCTTTATTCTTGACTATATCCTTTCATCAGGAACAGGTCTGATTTCAGATATTCATGTTTTGATACTTATCATCAATTTCTTCTTTGCGGTCTCAATCATATTCATCGAGAGAAGAGACCCGACTTCAGCACTATTATGGGTTACAATACTGGCTCTTATTCCCATTGCAGGAATTATCGCTTACCTTATATTCGGGCAGAACCTCTACAAGGCAAAAATATTCAGGATAAAGGAAGAAGACGACAGAAAAATTCAGGAGATAATTTCCAGGCAGAAAGAATTCGTCGATAATATCAGGATTCCATGGGACGACAAGGCAGGAGACTACATAGGCCTTGTAAGAATGCTCCTTGAAACGAACTATGCGGAGGTGACGGACAACAACGAAGTCGAGATTTATACAGACGGCCGGAAAAAATTCGAAGCCCTTATTGAAGCAATAAAATCCGCGAAAGAATCCGTCAATATTCAGTACTACGTTATAAGAAACGATGAAATTTCAAAGAAAATCATCTCCATTCTGGCTGAAAAGGCACGCCAGGGTGTAAAGGTGCGTGTACTCGGCGATGCCGTAGGATGCCACCAGCTGCCGCGTAATTTTTTTGATGAACTCAAAAAGGCCGGCGGTGAGACCGCATTTTTCTTCAGGTCAAAATACCTCCACATCAACATAAGGATAAACTACAGGAATCACCGTAAAATCGCTGTCATCGACGGAAAAACCGGGTTTATAGGCGGATTCAACCTGGGCGACGAGTACCTCGGGAAAGGTCCTCTAGGATACTGGAGAGATACGCACCTGAAAATAACGGGCGGTGCCGTTTACTCACTTCAGTCACGCTTTTTCCTCGACTGGAACCACGCTGCAGAAAAGGACATAGGCTTTTTTGACGGGATGTATTTCCCACGTGCACCGTTTAAAAGGGGTACATTTATGCAAATTGCGTCAAGCGGTCCGGATTCACAGGGGGAGAGCATAAAGATGGGCTATATAAAGCTAATAAACAACGCCCGTGAAAGCATCCTTATCCAGACGCCATATTTTATTCCCGACAAAAGTATCCTGGACTCATTGAAAATTGCCGCAGGTTCCGGTGTTGATGTGAAAATAATGTTTCCGTGCAGACCTGACCATCCCTTCGTCTACTGGGCAGGATTTTCATATCTCTGGGAGCTGATGGAGTCTGGTGTCCGCGTATTCACTTACAACAGGGGATTTATTCATGCAAAAACCATCGTCGTCGACGGGATGGCGTCATCGGTCGGAAGCGCCAACTGGGATATAAGAAGTTTCAGCTTAAACTTTGAATCAAATGCCTTCATTTACGATGAAACGGTCTCAGGAAAGCTTAAAAATATATTTGAAGAGGACCTTAAGTACTGTTCCGAAAAAACAAATGATGACTACAACAACAGGACCGTTGCCGTGAGATTTAAGGAGTCCATATCAAGACTGTTCTCGCAGGTCCTATAATTCACTTTCACAGTGCCGAATATTACGGCTGCCTCTTCCTGCCAAATGTTTTCTCTTCGAAAGACTTCAGCCTGGGGATATTCTGCCTGTAATGAATCTGAAGCGATGGTATGGTGTACCTGAAATATTTCGGAAGAATTGCGGTTGCCATTACCCCTTTTCTGATTAAACCGTTCTCCTGGCCGATAACACTGTTTCTTTTGCGAATTACCTCTTCAAGAAATTCCCCGGCGTCTTCGGCATAAGAACATGTCAGGACATTTCCGAGGTCATGAAGAAGGTGACCGTCTGTCCCGCCTGTCATTGAAAGATTTTTTTCTGACGCAAGCTTTACCGCCTTAATGTTGAGCTTTCTTGTCATACCCCCTGAAATTACTTCAAGACCGGAAAACCTGCTGATTATTTCAGGACTCATACAGTCACGCTCTATGCATTTTCCAAGTCCTTTGTTGAACAGGAGATACCCAAACGGGTGAGCAGCCACAGGGACCGCGTTGTAATCGTCAGAAGGCTCAACAATATCTTCGGTGTTCAGTTTCGTCGCAAGATAAGGGCTTTTGCTTTTTTTTCTCTCGACTATTTTTTTGTAGTACTCCGTAAGGTCGCCGACGGAAAAGAAGTACATGAGAATATGCGGGCCGTCCCATGCACTGATCTCGATCCCTGGAACGTTTAAAACCGATTTATCGGTTTTTCCTGCCTCGATGACCCCCCTTATTTCGTTGTGGTCAGTTATTGAAAGACCGATACCTCTTGAGCGTGCAAGCTTCAGCGCATCCTTAACGCGGGTATGCGAGTCGGAGTGATTAGTATGAAAATGCATGTCAACTCCGGTGGCACCGCTTTTTTTCAGGTCTTCAAAATCAGGACGACCAAAAATAACTTTTGAAGGCCCGTATTTTTCATCTGAGTCCATATTTTTTCCCTTGCATCTTAAAAACCTTATTTACTTTCGTAAAAGTATTATCGTAAAATACTATATAGGGATTTTTCAGAAGTCTTCTTTGTTTTCGTCTGCCAATGCCACTCTGCTTACACTGGATTATTTACAAAAAGTCCGGCAAAATCACCTGAAACAAACCTGATTTTTCATTTTTTTCAGGTTTTATAAGGCAATAAAAAAGGAAGTGTCATCAGGCCCCTGTATTTTTCAGATTTCAGTATTAACACGGCGCTGAATACAGGGACATCTCAGGCCTGCAAAAACATGAAATCCGAAACTTAAAAACTTTCACGCTGCCTCATGCGGCCTGAACCTGAAATGTTTCAGAAAAACCGCACATACATATACGGCTACACTTATGAGAATAATCGTTGCGCCTGAAGGAACGTCCAGATAATACGAGAGAAATATCCCGGACGTCGTGAAAAATATCCCTGTCAGAGACGACAGGTAAAACATCTTTTTCAGATCACGTGTAAATTCACGCGATATCGCGGCAGGAAGCGTCAAAAGCGCTATTACCAGAATTATTCCAACGACCTGGATAAGCATGACGACGGTCACTGCAACAAGAACGAGAAGAAGGGCCATCATCTTCTCAGAGGGTATGTTCATGACCTTCGAATACTCTTCGTCGAATGTGACAGACAAAAGCTGGTTGTAAAACAGCCAGATAACGGTAAGAATCAGCACGAGAAGAAGGGCCATAAGAAAGAGATCGCTAACCGGAACGAGCAGTATGTTCCCGAACAGATAACCGAGAAGATCAGGGGCAAAACCCGGGGTCAGGTAAACGAACATCACTCCGAGGGCCATCCCGAACGCCCAGACCGCACCTACCAGGGTATCCAGGTGCTGGTGCGCCACTCTTCTTATTCTGGATATGACGGCAGCCGTTGCAACCGAGAATATCATCGCTCCTGCAATCGGATCGAAGCCAAAGAAATACCCAAGACCGATTCCACCGAATGCAGCGTGCGAAATTCCTCCAGACATGGACACCATCCGCTTTACAACAACGAAGCTGCCTATAATACCGCATGCAATACTCGCCATAACTCCTGCGAGAAGTGCGTTTCTGAAGAACTCATAATAAAGAAGGGACAGCACCGCTACTCATCCTCCTTCGCGCTTTTTACTTTCAGATTCTCGTGCTTCTCCAGAACCCTATGGGGGAGACCATGTGCAATCAGATCGACAGGGCACTTGTAAGCGTCAAGGATCATGTCGCTTGTAATTTCGTTGTCGTTGTGCGTATACAGTTTCCTGTTAAGGCAGGCTACGACATCGACTCCCGATGACAATACTCCTATGTCGTGGGTTATAAGAACTACAGTCATTTTCCTCTGCAGCTCTGTTAATATGTCGTTAAACTTCTCCTCGGTAGGTGAGTCGACATATACGGTCGGCTCGTCCAGAATAAGAACCCGGGGATTTCCTACGATCGCTCGGGCGATAATCGCCCTCTGCTGCTCTCCTCCGGAAAGTTCCCCAAGACCTCTTTTCGAAAGGTCAGATATCCCGAGCTTCTCCATTGCCTCCGCTGCAAGTTTACGGTCGTTTTCCGAGAATCTTTTCCTGATTCCACCAATATGCCCAAGTCTTCCCGTAAGAACCATGTCTCCTACGGTTACCGGATAGCTGAAATCGAAGGTGTGGAACTGCGGGACATATCCCAAAAGAAAACGGTTTTTTTCGGGGGGGTCACCGTAGATTTCAACCCTGCCTTTATCAGGTTTTAAAAGGCCGAGAATCACCTTTATAAGGGTGGTTTTACCCCCGCCGTTAGGTCCTATAACAGCGTAGAACTTTCCGTCATCCACTTTCATGGAGATGTCGTCAAGCACTTTCTGTCCTTCACGGTAAACGGTTATATTTCGCAAATCTATTGCGGGTACTTCCATCCGCACTTACTCCGATGCAAAGGCCTTTGCAACAGATTTCATGTTTTCAAGATATTCCTCTGCAAGAGGATCTATCATAATTACTTTTCCGCCGATTGCATCCGCAATAACTTCAGCACTCTTTGTGCTGTACTCCGGAGACGCAAACACAACCGTCACGTTGTTTTCTTCCGCCTGATCAATAATCTGTTTCAGTGCCGCAGGAGACGGCTCCTTTCCCTCACTCTCTATTGAGATCTGGTTAAGCGAATAGTCTCTTGCAAAGTAAGACCATGCCGGATGGTAGACCATTACCGTTTTGCCTGAACTGTTCGAAAGCTCTTCGGATATGTTTTCATCCAGAGCATCAAGTTTTGACTCATAGTTCTGAAGGTTTTCCCTGAAATAGTCCGCATTCTCAGGGCTTATCTCACAAAGACCGTCACATATGTTATCAGCCATTACTTTTGCGTTTTTAAGCGACAGCCATATGTGCGGGTTTCCGGACTGTTCGGTCCCGTTGCCTTCATTTATAAGCTCTATTCCGTCACAGCAGTCGACTATCTTCATACCTGAATTAACGCCTTTTATTTTGTCCATCCACGCCTGTTCAAACTCGATTCCAGAACCGAGTTCCGCATACATGTCAGCATCAGAAAGTGAAACGAGCTGCCCCGAGGTAAGTTCATACGTATGCGGACTTGAACCCGGCGGGACCATCACCGTCACGTTGACAAGGTCTTTTCCGATTGCCTCTACGAATTCCTTTTCAGGAAGAATTGATACTGCAACAGAAATTGCAGACTCATTTTCGACATTAAGATTCTCTCCGGTCTGATCAGGACCGGTTACATTGCCTGAAACATTGCCGGTGCATCCACAGGATACGGTCATTAAAGTCAATGTAACAAGCAAAAAAGCCAAAAAGCCAGTTTTAACAGAATTCTGCATTATGTTTTTCCTCGTAACAGAAATTTCTCATCTCAAAAATTTTCAGTTTTTACATTATATTCTCTACTATATTTTGTTTTCCCAGTTTTCGGAAATTTCCTGAATCCTATAAAATTCTGGCAGTTACAAAGAATTACGATATAACCTGAAATTCATAAACCCCAATGGTTACAGACATCAGAAACAGAACTTTCAGACTTTATCTCAGGTGATGAAGATTTTAAACCAGCATTTTTTAGGATACGTTCAAATTTTTACACTTTTCATGTTATTGATAATTAAAAAAAGCTTATTTTCCTGTTATAAACTATGATATTTTATAAAATTTGTAATAGCAAATTTACATAAAATACATATATTGACTTTTTATTAATACGTAATTGGAAATTATTATCACCGAGGATTACAAAATTATTATTTGGTGAGAATGGATTTGACAAAAAGATACATTAATTTGGCTGTGCTTCTGGCAGTGGTTTTTGCAGCTGCGATGATATGCGGCTGTACAGGGCAAAGCAACACAGACAACCCGTCTTCAGGATCTGTTGACGAAAATGACACAATTACTGTTACAGACTCTCTCGGAAGAGAAGTAACTGTTCCTAAAGATCCTGACAGCGTGGTCTGTTCAGGTTCAGGGTGCCTGAGATATCTCACATATCTTGG comes from the Methanomicrobium sp. W14 genome and includes:
- the cls gene encoding cardiolipin synthase yields the protein MMSFILDYILSSGTGLISDIHVLILIINFFFAVSIIFIERRDPTSALLWVTILALIPIAGIIAYLIFGQNLYKAKIFRIKEEDDRKIQEIISRQKEFVDNIRIPWDDKAGDYIGLVRMLLETNYAEVTDNNEVEIYTDGRKKFEALIEAIKSAKESVNIQYYVIRNDEISKKIISILAEKARQGVKVRVLGDAVGCHQLPRNFFDELKKAGGETAFFFRSKYLHINIRINYRNHRKIAVIDGKTGFIGGFNLGDEYLGKGPLGYWRDTHLKITGGAVYSLQSRFFLDWNHAAEKDIGFFDGMYFPRAPFKRGTFMQIASSGPDSQGESIKMGYIKLINNARESILIQTPYFIPDKSILDSLKIAAGSGVDVKIMFPCRPDHPFVYWAGFSYLWELMESGVRVFTYNRGFIHAKTIVVDGMASSVGSANWDIRSFSLNFESNAFIYDETVSGKLKNIFEEDLKYCSEKTNDDYNNRTVAVRFKESISRLFSQVL
- a CDS encoding PHP domain-containing protein, producing MDSDEKYGPSKVIFGRPDFEDLKKSGATGVDMHFHTNHSDSHTRVKDALKLARSRGIGLSITDHNEIRGVIEAGKTDKSVLNVPGIEISAWDGPHILMYFFSVGDLTEYYKKIVERKKSKSPYLATKLNTEDIVEPSDDYNAVPVAAHPFGYLLFNKGLGKCIERDCMSPEIISRFSGLEVISGGMTRKLNIKAVKLASEKNLSMTGGTDGHLLHDLGNVLTCSYAEDAGEFLEEVIRKRNSVIGQENGLIRKGVMATAILPKYFRYTIPSLQIHYRQNIPRLKSFEEKTFGRKRQP
- a CDS encoding metal ABC transporter permease, coding for MLSLLYYEFFRNALLAGVMASIACGIIGSFVVVKRMVSMSGGISHAAFGGIGLGYFFGFDPIAGAMIFSVATAAVISRIRRVAHQHLDTLVGAVWAFGMALGVMFVYLTPGFAPDLLGYLFGNILLVPVSDLFLMALLLVLILTVIWLFYNQLLSVTFDEEYSKVMNIPSEKMMALLLVLVAVTVVMLIQVVGIILVIALLTLPAAISREFTRDLKKMFYLSSLTGIFFTTSGIFLSYYLDVPSGATIILISVAVYVCAVFLKHFRFRPHEAA
- a CDS encoding metal ABC transporter ATP-binding protein: MEVPAIDLRNITVYREGQKVLDDISMKVDDGKFYAVIGPNGGGKTTLIKVILGLLKPDKGRVEIYGDPPEKNRFLLGYVPQFHTFDFSYPVTVGDMVLTGRLGHIGGIRKRFSENDRKLAAEAMEKLGISDLSKRGLGELSGGEQQRAIIARAIVGNPRVLILDEPTVYVDSPTEEKFNDILTELQRKMTVVLITHDIGVLSSGVDVVACLNRKLYTHNDNEITSDMILDAYKCPVDLIAHGLPHRVLEKHENLKVKSAKEDE
- a CDS encoding metal ABC transporter solute-binding protein, Zn/Mn family, producing MQNSVKTGFLAFLLVTLTLMTVSCGCTGNVSGNVTGPDQTGENLNVENESAISVAVSILPEKEFVEAIGKDLVNVTVMVPPGSSPHTYELTSGQLVSLSDADMYAELGSGIEFEQAWMDKIKGVNSGMKIVDCCDGIELINEGNGTEQSGNPHIWLSLKNAKVMADNICDGLCEISPENADYFRENLQNYESKLDALDENISEELSNSSGKTVMVYHPAWSYFARDYSLNQISIESEGKEPSPAALKQIIDQAEENNVTVVFASPEYSTKSAEVIADAIGGKVIMIDPLAEEYLENMKSVAKAFASE